One window from the genome of Brachionichthys hirsutus isolate HB-005 chromosome 19, CSIRO-AGI_Bhir_v1, whole genome shotgun sequence encodes:
- the LOC137908186 gene encoding septin-7-like — translation MATNIIMATEKYRDICLTSQLIRSGSPAIFKLNPKTENIGALVRLTIGDQNVNTINKTILLVGETGSGKSTLIDSLVNYAMGVTWEDDVWFKIVNDQKAPSAGQSSEEHNEPNQSESQTSEVIVYRIFGFEGKTLPYSLTIIDTPGYGDTKGIKKDDVIKEQLLDWFRSDNGINEINAVGLVMKSADNRLTDRLRYVFDSVVSLFGKNMEQNIVALITHSDGLVPQDALKALVNANIKCAKNEKRDPRHFLFNNRQMMERKEEDLFVLKFASDFSKFQMDQFTKFIGKASPQKLNTTVDVLNERNRLKSVIISLEERVQTIELQRRQITQERNILENCEKDMKNNKNYIEDVDEVYKEKKKIEGGRWGILWLSYRGAMNCLKCEETCHHEGCIHATNPDDGCAVMEDGYCTVCTGKCPTEVHVKDTWIFVTKTKKVRKTKEDVKKKYEESKKDSEKHLSILQLMEKKMDEYQREKDKWLDESFQHIKNLERIALNVDSLSTLVHLDFLIERMEERNDRAKLQELKEMKKRADKGASVAMGYMNKNKI, via the exons ATGGCGACAAACATCATCATGGCGACGGA GAAATACCGTGACATCTGCCTGACAAGTCAACTGATCCGCTCAGGATCTCCTGCCATCTTCAAGCTGAATCCAAAGACGGAAAACATTGGCGCTCTTGTGAGACTGACAATTGGTGACCAAAACGTGAACACCATTAACAAAACCATCTTACTCGTAGGAGAAACAGGATCTGGAAAATCTACTCTGATCGACTCTCTGGTGAACTACGCCATGGGAGTGACCTGGGAGGATGACGTCTGGTTTAAGATTGTCAATGATCAGAAGGCACCATCAGCAGGTCAGAGTTCAGAAGAGCATAATGAACCAAATCAGTCAGAGAGTCAGACGTCGGAGGTGATTGTGTACCGGATATTTGGATTTGAAGGTAAAACTCTGCCCTACTCTTTGACCATCATTGATACGCCTGGATATGGAGACACCAAAGGGATCAAAAAGGATGACGTCATCAAAGAACAATTACTAGACTGGTTCCGCTCGGATAATGGGATCAATGAGATCAACGCAGTGGGTCTGGTGATGAAATCGGCTGACAACCGACTGACTGACCGACTGAGGTATGTCTTTGATTCAGTGGTGTCTCTGTTTGGGAAAAACATGGAGCAGAATATCGTTGCCCTCATCACACACTCGGACGGGCTGGTGCCACAGGATGCCCTGAAAGCTCTCGTAAATGCAAACATCAAATGTGCCAAGAATGAAAAGAGGGATCCccgtcacttcctgttcaatAACCGCCAgatgatggagagaaaagaggaagatttGTTTGTGCTAAAGTTTGCGTCGGATTTCTCGAAGTTCCAAATGGATCAATTCACCAAATTCATTGGAAAGGCTTCACCTCAAAAGCTGAACACGACAGTGGACGTCCTGAATGAGCGGAACCGATTGAAGAGCGTCATCATAAGTCTGGAAGAGAGAGTCCAGACTATCGAACTCCAACGGAGACAGATTACGCAAGAGCGGAACATTCTGGAGAACTGTGAAAAAGACATGAAGAATAATAAGAATTATATCGAAGACGTTGATGAAGTctataaagagaaaaaaaaaatagaaggtGGGAGGTGGGGCATCCTCTGGCTCTCCTACCGAGGTGCCATGAACTGCCTAAAGTGCGAGGAGACCTGCCACCATGAAGGATGCATTCATGCCACTAATCCAGATGATGGCTGTGCGGTCATGGAAGATGGCTACTGCACCGTATGTACCGGGAAGTGTCCAACCGAAGTTCACGTGAAGGACACGTGGATCTTTGTGACAAAGACGAAGAAGGTCCGGAAGACCAAAGAGGATGTGAAAAAAAAGTATGAAGAGAGCAAGAAGGATAGCGAGAAACACTTGAGCATTCTGCAGCTAAtggagaagaaaatggatgaatatcagagagagaaagacaagtGGCTGGACGAGTCCTTCCAGCATATCAAAAACCTGGAGCGGATTGCCCTGAATGTGGATTCGCTGTCCACTCTAGTCCACCTGGACTTCCTGATcgagaggatggaggagagaaacGACAGAGCGAAGCtccaggagctgaaggagaTGAAAAAACGAGCGGATAAAGGAGCCAGCGTGGCGATGGGGtacatgaacaaaaacaagatttaa
- the xpo7 gene encoding exportin-7 encodes MKWRKMADHVQGLAQLEILCKQLYETTDTAVRHQAEKALVEFTNSPDCLSKCQLLLERGSSSYSQLLAATCLSKLVSRTSNPLPLEQRIDIRNYVLNYLATRPKLAAFVTQALIQLYARITKLGWFDCQKDDYVFRNVIADVTRFLQDSVEHCIIGVTILSQLTNEINQADTTHPLTKHRKIASSFRDSSLFDIFTLSCNLLKQASGKNLNLNDESQHGLLMQLLKLSYNCLNYDFIGTSTDESSDDLCTVQIPTSWRSAFLDSSTLQLFFNLYHSIPPSLSPLVLSCLVQIASVRRSLFNNAERAKFLSHLVDGVKRILANPQCLPDPNNYHEFCRLLARLKSNYQLGELVKVENYPEVIRLIANFTVTSLQHWEFAPNSVHYLLSLWQRLAASVPYVKATEPHLLETYTPEVTKAYITSRLESVHVILRDGLEDPLDDAGLVQQQLDQLSTIGRCEYEKTCALLVQLFDQAAQSYQELLQSTNSSAADVTVQEGRLTWLVYIIGAVIGGRVSFASTDEQDAMDGELVCRVLQLMNLTDSRLAQAGNERLELAMLSFFEQFRKIYIGDQVQKSSKLYRRLSEVLGLNDETMVLSVFIGKIITNLKYWGQCEPITSKTLQLLNDLSLGYSSVRKLVKLSAVQFMLNNHTSEHFSFLGVNNQSNLSDMRCRTTFYTALGRLLMVDLGEDEDQFEQFMLPLTAAFEAVAQMLSTNTFNEQEAKRTLVGLVRDLRGIAFAFNAKTSFMMLFDWMYPAYMPILQRAIELWYHDPACTTPVLKLMAELVHNRSQRLQFDVSSPNGILLFRETSKMITTYGNRILTLGEVPKDQVYGVKLKGVSVCFAMLKAVLSGNYVNFGVFRLYGDDALDNALQTFIKLLLSIPHSDLLDYPKLSQSFYSLLEVLTQDHMNFIASLEPHVVMYILSSISEGLTALDTMVCTGCCSSLDHIVTYLFKQLSRSTKKRPAAMATDDRFLHIMQQHPEMIQQMLSTVLNIIIFEDCRNQWSMSRPLLGLILLNEKYFADLRNSIVNSQPPEKQQAMHLCFENLMEGIERNLLTKNRDRFTQNLSVFRREVNDSMKNSTYGVNSNDMMS; translated from the exons ATGAAATGGAGAAAAATGGCGGATCATGTGCAG GGCCTTGCCCAGCTGGAGATCCTGTGTAAGCAGCTGTACGAGACGACCGACACCGCCGTGCGCCACCAGGCAGAGAAGGCTCTGGTGGAGTTCACCAACAGCCCCGACTGTCTCAGCAAATGCCaactgctgctggagagagGCAGC TCGTCGTATTCTCAGCTGCTTGCGGCCACGTGTTTATCGAAACTGGTGTCTCGAACCAGCAACCCTCTCCCCCTCGAGCAGCGTATAGACATCC GGAACTACGTGCTGAACTATTTGGCGACGCGGCCGAAGCTAGCGGCGTTTGTGACCCAGGCGCTGATCCAGCTCTACGCCAGGATCACCAAACTGGGCTGGTTCGACTGTCAGAAGGACGACTACGTCTTCAGGAACGTCATCGCCGACGTCACTCGCTTCCTGCAG GATAGCGTGGAACACTGCATCATAGGGGTCAccatcctgtcccagctgaccaATGAGATCAATCAG GCCGACACGACGCACCCCCTGACCAAACACAGGAAGATCGCGTCGTCGTTCAGGGATTCCTCCCTCTTCGACATCTTCACGCTTTCCTGCAACCTCCTCAAAcag GCTTCCGGGaagaacctgaacctgaacgaCGAGTCGCAGCACGGCCTGCTGATGCAGCTGCTCAAACTCAGCTACAACTGCCTCAACTACGACTTCATCGGAACGTCCACGGACGAGTCGTCGGACGACCTCTGCACCGTGCAGATCCCCACGTCCTGGAGATCAG CGTTTCTCGATTCCTCCACGTTGCAGCTCTTTTTCAACTTGTATcattccatccctccatcattgTCCCCGCTG GTGTTATCGTGTCTAGTCCAGATCGCCTCCGTCAGGCGGTCCCTCTTCAACAATGCAGAACGAGCAAAGTTCCTCTCGCATTTGGTCGACGGGGTCAAGAGGATCCTGGCCAACCCCCAG TGTTTGCCGGATCCCAACAACTACCACGAGTTCTGTCGTCTGCTGGCGAGACTGAAGAGCAACTACCAGCTGGGGGAGCTGGTCAAAGTAGAGAACTACCCGGAGGTCATTCGCCTCATAGCCAACTTCACCGTCACCAGTCTGCAG cactggGAGTTCGCCCCCAACAGCGTTCACTACCTGCTGAGTCTGTGGCAGCGCCTGGCAGCGTCCGTCCCCTACGTCAAAGCCACGGAGCCGCACCTGCTGGAGACCTACACGCCGGAGGTCACCAAGGCCTACATCACCTCACGGCTGGAGTCCGTCCACGTCATCCTCAG AGACGGCCTGGAAGACCCGCTGGACGACGCTGGCctcgttcagcagcagctggaccagCTGTCCACCATCGGGAGGTGCGAGTACGAGAAGACCTGCGCTCTGCTGGTGCAGCTGTTCGACCAGGCGGCTCAGAGCtaccaggagctgctgcagtccaCCAACTCGAGCGCCGCCGACGTCACCGTGCAGGAGG GTCGGCTGACGTGGTTGGTTTATATAATCGGGGCGGTGATCGGAGGCCGCGTGTCGTTCGCGAGCACAGACGAGCAGGACGCCATGGACGGAGAGTTAGTCTGCCG GGTGCTCCAGCTGATGAATCTGACCGACTCCCGATTGGCTCAGGCCGGCAACGAGAGGCTGGAGCTCGCCATGCTCAGCTTCTTCGAGCAGTTCAGGAAGATCTACATCGGCGACCAGGTTCAGAAATCATCGAAG CTTTACCGACGACTATCGGAGGTTCTTGGGTTGAATGACGAGACGATGGTACTCAGCGTCTTTATCGGGAAAAT catCACCAACCTGAAGTACTGGGGCCAGTGTGAACCGATCACCTCAAAGACACTCCAACTACTGAACGACCTCTCGCTAGG GTACAGCAGCGTGAGGAAGCTGGTGAAGCTCAGCGCCGTCCAGTTCATGCTGAACAACCACACG AGCGAGCACTTCTCCTTCCTGGGCGTCAACAACCAGTCCAACCTGAGCGACATGCGATGCCGGACCACCTTCTACACGGCGCTGGGCCGCCTCCTGATGGTCGATCTGG GAGAGGACGAGGACCAGTTCGAGCAGTTCATGCTGCCGCTGACGGCGGCCTTCGAAGCCGTCGCTCAGATGCTGAGCACAAACACCTTCAACGAGCAGGAGGCCAAG AGGACTTTGGTGGGTCTGGTCCGGGATCTGCGGGGCATCGCGTTCGCCTTCAACGCCAAAACGAGTTTCATGATGCTCTTTGACTGGAT GTATCCGGCCTACATGCCCATTCTGCAGCGAGCCATAGAGCTTTGGTATCACGACCCAGCATGCACCACACCCGTCCTCAAACTGATGGCCGAGCTCGTCCACAACAG ATCCCAGCGGCTGCAGTTCGACGTGTCGTCGCCCAACGGCATCCTGCTGTTCAGAGAAACCAGCAAGATGATCACGACCTACG GGAATCGCATCCTGACGCTAGGAGAAGTCCCGAAGGATCAGGTGTACGGCGTGAAGCTGAAGGGGGTCAGCGTGTGTTTCGCCATGCTGAAGGCGGTCCTCAGCGGAAACTACGTCAACTTCGGGGTCTTCCGTCTCTACGGCGACGACGCTCTCGACAACGCCTTGCAGACCTTCATCAAGCTCCTGCTGTCCATCCCTCACAGCGACTTGCTA GACTACCCGAAGCTCAGCCAGTCGTTCTACTCCCTGCTGGAGGTTCTGACCCAGGATCACATGAACTTCATCGCCAGCCTGGAGCCTCACGTTGTCATGTACATCCTGTCGTCGATATCGGAGGGACTCACCGCCCTCG aTACGATGGTGTGCACCGGCTGCTGCTCCAGTCTGGACCACATAGTGACCTACCTGTTCAAGCAGCTGTCCCGCTCCACGAAGAAGCGGCCggctgccatggcaacggaCGACCGCTTCCTGCACATCATGCAGCAGCACCCAGAGATGATCCAGCAG ATGCTGTCCACCGTGCTGAACATAATCATCTTTGAGGACTGCAGGAACCAGTGGTCCATGTCCCGACCCCTGCTAGGCCTCATCCTGCTCAACGAGAAG TATTTTGCTGACCTGAGGAACAGCATCGTGAACAGCCAGCCGCCGGAGAAGCAGCAGGCCATGCACTTGTGCTTCGAGAACTTGATGGAGGGAATCGAGAGGAACTTGCTAACGAAGAACCGGGACAG GTTCACACAGAACCTGTCTGTGTTCAGGAGAGAAGTCAACGACAGCATGAAGAACTCGACGTACGGCGTCAACAGCAACGACATGATGAGCTGA
- the pbdc1 gene encoding protein PBDC1 gives MASNSGLASLGPQGASAAAHALSLPAEAYENDSQVEVLWAMKAYNHAEVYFNLISSVDPKFLKLTKMDDEIYESFRGLFKDLDIKLLREDDLKSDKAKEVWRPFCNQFEGVTEDFNYGTLLRLDCEKEYSEKNTIFATRIQFFAIEIARNREGYNDAVFTSKKSKS, from the exons ATGGCGTCGAACAGCGGACTGGCGTCTCTG GGGCCGCAGGGAGCATCAGCAGCTGCGCATGCGCTGTCTCTTCCCGCAGAAGCTTACGAAAATGAC TCTCAGGTTGAAGTCTTGTGGGCGATGAAGGCCTACAATCACGCTGAAGTTTACTTCAAT CTCATCTCATCGGTCGACCCAAAGTTCTTAAAGTTGACGAAAATGGACGACGAGATCTACGAGTCTTTCAGGGGGCTGTTCAAAGACCTGGACATCAAGCTGCTGCGGGAAGACGACCTGAAGTCCGACAAGGCCAAAGAG GTGTGGCGTCCGTTTTGTAACCAGTTTGAAGGCGTCACTGAAGACTTTAACTACGGCACTCTGCTCCGTCTGGACTGCGAGAAGGAGTACAGCGAGAAGAACACCATTTTCG CCACCAGAATTCAGTTCTTCGCCATTGAAATCGCCAGAAACAGAGAAGGCTACAACGACGCGGTGTTCACATCCAAGAAATCAAAGAGTTAG
- the dmtn gene encoding dematin, whose translation MQKNGGSFHGPKLYFTLLTQVEGQVTPANLPSSKDLSIPGSPATGITAKVNDEVVGYRDLAALPRDKAILQVERPDLMTYQPHLTFSPLDPPRRQRSMSPPSTSPPRSPEVKPLGAESDGGSPGGSSLQLQAAPKISTSQQHFHRPDNGSNLYRKPPIYKQDVNKHMEGVVQSAKFPAAQPPDPNQPSKIETEYWPCPPSLATMEIEWRKRKLQEEDEFEDLTDEAETPQEQELEKIKSNMGRLILKEEKEKAVHFRRKTQSLPDRTHMHGSLSTNAWKSPSHSGSGLTRMQSAEFSTDGEKGRPAAQNGEARRERMDRGNSLPSILEQKIHPYEALIVTHRGRCKLPPGVDRTRLERHLAPEEFERLFGMPMAEFDRLSLWKRNELKKKASLF comes from the exons ATGCAGAAG AATGGAGGAAGCTTTCATGGCCCTAAGCTTTACTTTACCTTACTTACACAGGTGGAGGGACAGGTGACTCCAGCAAACCTGCCTTCTTCCAAGGACCTGAGCATCCCGGGGTCTCCTGCCACGGGCATCACG GCCAAGGTCAATGACGAGGTGGTCGGCTACAGAGATCTGGCAGCTCTGCCCAGAGATAAAGCCATCCTGCAGGTAGAGAGGCCAGACCTGATGACATACCAACCACACCTGACCTTCTCACCACTCGACCCTCCACGCAGACAG AGATCTATGTCTCCACCGTCCACATCTCCACCCAGGTCTCCAGAG GTGAAGCCGCTCGGGGCAGAGAGTGACGGCGGCTCTCCTGGAGGATcctcgctgcagctgcaggctgcGCCCAAGATTAGCACCAGCCAGCAGCACTTCCACAGGCCag ATAATGGCAGCAACCTCTACCGGAAACCTCCCATCTACAAACAAG ACGTTAACAAACACATGGAAGGCGTCGTTCAATCTGCAAAGTTTCCAGCAGCTCAGCCTCCAGATCCCAACCAGCCGTCCAAGATAGAGACGGAGTACTGGCCCTGCCCCCCATCGCTAGCCACCATGG AGATcgagtggaggaagaggaagctgcaggaggaagatgagttTGAAGACCTGACGGACGAGGCCGAGACGCCGCAGGAGCAAGAGCTGGAAAAG ATCAAGTCCAACATGGGTCGTCTaatcctgaaggaggagaaggagaaggccGTTCATTTCCGGAGGAAGACGCAGTCGCTGCCCGACAGGACTCACATGCACGGCA GCTTGTCAACAAACGCGTGGAAGTCTCCTTCACACTCAGGCTCAGGCCTGACCAGA atgCAGTCTGCAGAGTTCTCCACAGACGGAGAGAAAGGACGGCCAG CCGCTCAG aACGGAGAGGCTCGGAGGGAGAGAATGGACAGAGGCAACTCTCTGCCGAGTATCCTGGAGCAGAAG ATTCATCCCTATGAAGCTCTGATTGTGACCCACAGAGGGCGCTGTAAGCTGCCACCGGGAGTCGACCGCACCCGGTTGGAG AGGCATCTGGCCCCCGAGGAGTTCGAGCGGTTGTTCGGGATGCCGATGGCCGAGTTCGACCGCCTCTCTCTGTGGAAGCGAAACGAGCTGAAGAAGAAAGCCTCGCTTTtctaa